The Aerococcus christensenii genome segment ATAATCGTTTTAATAGGACCTGAACTATTCTCCATTACCCGAGCAAAGTAAACCGTTAAAAAGCCTATTTCGTCCGCACTGATCTTACCGTACTGACTCTCTATTCCTTCTACACATTCTGTTAACGCTTTAAAAATTTCTGGATAAGCCGCTTGAATCTGTCCAAGGAGTGGATTATGGATGTAAATATTATTCTCCAAGCGATTAATCAGAGGCTTCATATGCTGAACCAGATCATTGATTAACTTGGCTTCATGGAAATTCCGATTGAGCTTTCTTTCCACTTCATCAATCAAATCTTCTGTTAAATCTTTCAATGCATGGGAATAAATCATCTGCTTTTCTGAACGATGAGTGAGCCGACACGAAATTAAGTATTGATAGAGATAGAAAACTTCTTTTCGATTCAAGGCACGATGCAAATAATTCTCAGTGGTTTCAATAATCGATGAAGCAATTTGACGATATTCGTCATTTCCTCTCATAGCCTCTTCTTCCTCTTCAGAAAGAGCTTGGTTCATGTCTTCTGAATATCCCTTTCGACTTCTTGCAATCAAAATGTATAAATGAGAGAAAATATTAATATTATAAGGATAAGGGATATGGGACCCTATACTCTTTTCAATTTCAGAGAGTTGGACCGACACAAACAAAGAATCATACTTATTAAAATGATTCGACAGACAAAACTTCTCCATATCTGTCACTTCAAGCGGTTGAAAAAGTTCTACCAAAGCTTTTCTTATATGAATTTCTGAACCCACAATCGATAGCCTCTTATTTTGACGCACTAGTCGTAAATGAAAGGGCTCCAGCAATTCAATCATCATTTTTTCATCTAAAGCAATTGTTGAATCACTGATATAATCATTCATATAGAGTTCTTCTACCTTCATGGGATGAGGCGAGCACAACAATAAAGTTTCAATGACTCTATTCTGCCGGCTCCTCGGATTGATCTCCCTCCTCTGCAGACTGTTCCCTTGTGAGATATACCGATCATAATCCAGCTTATAGCCTTTTCCTCGTTCAGATATAATCAAAGGGAACTCTTCTTGTCTCTCATTGATCGCCTTTATTTCTCGATAAATACTCTTCTTGGAAAGATTTAACAGTTTACTTAGCGTATCAGCTGTCACAAAATCCCTTTGTTCATATAAAATCAAGAGTAATTTTGTCATCCGCTTATTCAGGTGATCCATCTCCTCTCCCTCCTCACGTATCTATTGTACAGTAAATAATAATAAAGCAGCTATCAAACAATGTCCATTGCAACGGCCATTGTTTCTTGCATAAATAGGCTATTGAAAAAATTAAATAGCCTATTTGTATATAAAGATTTCCCTTATTTTAATTCATTTATAGATCCCTCGTACGCCAATTGAAGAGCTTTTTTGTTCATGTTATAATGATGAAAATATATTTAATAATGAAAGGGAGATTAAGTTGGGATCGGTTTATACGAGTATTCAAAATTTCTACGAAAATTTAACGGCTACCGAACAGCTCGCTATTGACTACATCTTAAAATATCCAGATCTTACAAATTTGAAACTAAAAGTCATCGAGCAAGAACTTCATCTCTCTGCACCCACGATCGTTCGCGGAATCAAAAAATTGCACTACCATTCGTTTACAGAATTTAAGTATGCGGTCGTTCACGAGCAAGAAGGGCAAAAAATTTCTAACAAGAAAAGTAGTTCATTGGATCAAGAGGTTAAAAAGTGCCGCAATGATATTCTTCAAACCATTGCTATGTTAGACCAAGACAAACTTCTTGAAATTGGACATATTCTCAAGAAGGCTCACCACATTTTTTGCGTAGGTGTCGGTTCTTCTGCTTATGTAGCCTCTAATTTTAATCATCGGCTTAAAAGCATTGGGTTGTGGTCAAATGATTATACTGAATTTTTTCAAATTAGAGATATGCCAGAAATCGTTAAAAGTGAAGACTGCCTCTTAGTCTTTTCTCTCAACGGCTCAAAAAATAACGTCCTTGAAAGCATTTCCGCTTGCAAAGTAAAAGGTTGCCAAATCATAGCCATTACAGGCTTCTCCACGAATCCCCTCACTGAATTAGCAAGCATAAGCGTCAGAACTCACCCTTCAAAATCCAATCGCGAAAAAATGAAATCTCGATTGATGCTTTATGTAGCCAGCGATCTCTTATTTGAGGCTATCTATTCTATCCTTTAAGTCTTCCAGTTCTTTTATATACAAAAAACAAGACGAAGTCATTCACTTCGTCTTGTTTTTTTCTTTATTTTCCTGATAATAAATGTTCTCCCAATTCACTAAATGTTTGAATAACAGTTGTTACTTTACCTAGAACTGCCGGAGCTGCATGTGCTAAACAGAAAGACTGGTCTGCTTCCTCAAACATGGAGCTATCATTTTCTGAATCTCCCACACAAATGAAATGCAAATGGCAATGCTCTGCCAACATTCTAAGCGCTTCACCCTTGCTAATTTCTTTTGGCGTAATTTCAATACGTGCATTTCCGCTCTTACAAATCGTCAACTGTGGGAAGTGCGCCCGTAACGTTGCCAACATTTCATCAGCTTCGTCGCTCTTAGGCCGTAAGTTAATTTTATAGATTTTTTTCTCTTTGAGTGTTTGATAGAGATTTGGAACAGTCATCAAGCGCATATTCCATAGTTTCTTCAAATTCGTTGTTGTATAAGTTCCAATTCGATCCACATTATCCAAAGCATCAAAAATAATCTGATGTTCTTCAATATAATCCATTAACTCAGCGAGGTCATTTTGTGGCAAGGCACAATCCTTTAACCGCTGACCTTTATAGTCAATAATCCCGCCATTAAAAGCAATCTTAATGTCACAAATCAGTCCACACTGCTCTTCAATATAGTGGATCTCCTTCATTGAACGTCCTGTCGCAATTCCAATATACATCTTTTCAGACAGTTGATGGAGAAGTGCCTTATCTTCTTCAGCCACTTGCGTCGAATCCGCAACCAATGTGCCATCTAAATCTGTAATAAAAGCAACAGCATCGTTTAAAGCTTGTTGTTCTTCTATCATAACCTTATTCCACCATTCCAAGAATTTCTCGAATTTCGACTTTCAATTGGTTGGCTCTTCCTCCATAAATAGATTGCATTTGCATACCTGATTTAGCAAATCCCATGGCTTTTAATTCGTTAACGATGAGATCTTTATCCACCAAAGATTCATCTTTCACATTAATTCTTAGTCGTGTGATGCAGGCGTTAACGTTCGTGATATTGTCAGGGCCCCCATGCGCATCAATAAGAGCAAGTGCTTGACCATGGAGTGTTAATTCTTTATTTGAAGAGCCTTCCATTTCATCCTTAATGGATTTAACTCCTAATTTTTGACGGGTTTCCTTCTTTCCGTGAAGAGCAATTGTCGAAGGATCCTCCTCTCTCCCTGGTGTCTTAAAGTCGAACTTCTTAATAGCAAAAGTGAAGACAGCAAAGTAAGCGAAGAAGCAAATAACCCCAATAATTGGTAATAACCACCAATGGGTCCGTGTGCCTTGAAGCACCCCATAAATAATATAGTTAATAAGCCCATGTCCAGTTGGTGTCAAGAAAGCTGCCCCACAAAGATTAGTTGCGAGTAAGGTGAAGCCAGCTAAAACAGCATGGATAACATAAAGAGCCGGTGCTACAAACAAGAAAGTAAATTCAATAGGTTCCGTAATCCCGGTTAAGAAAGCTGTTAAAGCAGCAGCAAGAAGTAAAGATCCTACCGTTTTCTTATTTTGAGGTTTGGCGCAAGTATACATGGCTAAAGCAGCCCCTGGTAAACCGAACATATTGTAAATAAATTTACCAGATGAGAAACGCGTAATCATTGGATCAATCGCACCGTTAGTCCCGAGGGAAGCCATATAAGCAGAAATTGTACCTGCGTATTGTTTGCCTCCAATGGTAAATATTCCCCCTAATTCTGTCGTACGAATTGGCCAATTCAAGCCATGGTGTAAACCAAATGGCAAAAGCAAACGTTCAACAATTCCATAACCAAGTGTTCCAAAATAGCCAGAACGAAGAATAGCTACAGAAAGTTCATTAATCCCTTGTTGAATAATTGGCCAAATAGCAAAGAAGACGAGTGCAACAACGGCCATCACAGGAATCGTTAAAATAGGAACTAACCGAGGGCCACTAAAGAAGCCGAGCACTTGCGGCACTTTCATTTTAATAGCTTTCTTATGAACGAGGTAAACAATCACCCCAGTAATAATCCCACCAAAGACATTCAAATCCATGGTTTGAATACCTAACACCGTAGTTTGCATGTGTTGAGCAAGTAGAGCGCCTGTTGGATCCTTAGCCATATTCACTAAAGTGCCACTTACCTTCAACAAGTAATTCAAAGTGTTATGCAAAACCAAAAAGCCAAGTAAGCCAGATAAGGCCGCAGATCCTTTCTCTTGCTTCGCTAATCCTACTGCAATCCCTACAGCAAAAATAACTGGCAAATTCTTGAAAGCGACGCCTCCCAACATGCTAATAAATCCCATAATCAATTGCAAAGTCTTATCTGCCATCCAAGGATGCATAGCTATGGTTCCTTTATTAGTAAAGGCTGAACCGATTCCTTTAAGAATACCAGCAGCAGGTAAAACCGAAACAGGGAGCAGGAAGGAACGACCA includes the following:
- a CDS encoding BglG family transcription antiterminator, giving the protein MDHLNKRMTKLLLILYEQRDFVTADTLSKLLNLSKKSIYREIKAINERQEEFPLIISERGKGYKLDYDRYISQGNSLQRREINPRSRQNRVIETLLLCSPHPMKVEELYMNDYISDSTIALDEKMMIELLEPFHLRLVRQNKRLSIVGSEIHIRKALVELFQPLEVTDMEKFCLSNHFNKYDSLFVSVQLSEIEKSIGSHIPYPYNINIFSHLYILIARSRKGYSEDMNQALSEEEEEAMRGNDEYRQIASSIIETTENYLHRALNRKEVFYLYQYLISCRLTHRSEKQMIYSHALKDLTEDLIDEVERKLNRNFHEAKLINDLVQHMKPLINRLENNIYIHNPLLGQIQAAYPEIFKALTECVEGIESQYGKISADEIGFLTVYFARVMENSSGPIKTIIMCTTGVGTSELIRVKVKNKFPQLEVMQVVSRLEIDQALRDVDNVQLILTTIDYTPKLPISTLLISAMLTVKDCERIQGMIEQITGNK
- a CDS encoding MurR/RpiR family transcriptional regulator produces the protein MGSVYTSIQNFYENLTATEQLAIDYILKYPDLTNLKLKVIEQELHLSAPTIVRGIKKLHYHSFTEFKYAVVHEQEGQKISNKKSSSLDQEVKKCRNDILQTIAMLDQDKLLEIGHILKKAHHIFCVGVGSSAYVASNFNHRLKSIGLWSNDYTEFFQIRDMPEIVKSEDCLLVFSLNGSKNNVLESISACKVKGCQIIAITGFSTNPLTELASISVRTHPSKSNREKMKSRLMLYVASDLLFEAIYSIL
- a CDS encoding HAD-IIB family hydrolase, whose translation is MIEEQQALNDAVAFITDLDGTLVADSTQVAEEDKALLHQLSEKMYIGIATGRSMKEIHYIEEQCGLICDIKIAFNGGIIDYKGQRLKDCALPQNDLAELMDYIEEHQIIFDALDNVDRIGTYTTTNLKKLWNMRLMTVPNLYQTLKEKKIYKINLRPKSDEADEMLATLRAHFPQLTICKSGNARIEITPKEISKGEALRMLAEHCHLHFICVGDSENDSSMFEEADQSFCLAHAAPAVLGKVTTVIQTFSELGEHLLSGK
- a CDS encoding PTS transporter subunit EIIC codes for the protein MRTFETFGRSFLLPVSVLPAAGILKGIGSAFTNKGTIAMHPWMADKTLQLIMGFISMLGGVAFKNLPVIFAVGIAVGLAKQEKGSAALSGLLGFLVLHNTLNYLLKVSGTLVNMAKDPTGALLAQHMQTTVLGIQTMDLNVFGGIITGVIVYLVHKKAIKMKVPQVLGFFSGPRLVPILTIPVMAVVALVFFAIWPIIQQGINELSVAILRSGYFGTLGYGIVERLLLPFGLHHGLNWPIRTTELGGIFTIGGKQYAGTISAYMASLGTNGAIDPMITRFSSGKFIYNMFGLPGAALAMYTCAKPQNKKTVGSLLLAAALTAFLTGITEPIEFTFLFVAPALYVIHAVLAGFTLLATNLCGAAFLTPTGHGLINYIIYGVLQGTRTHWWLLPIIGVICFFAYFAVFTFAIKKFDFKTPGREEDPSTIALHGKKETRQKLGVKSIKDEMEGSSNKELTLHGQALALIDAHGGPDNITNVNACITRLRINVKDESLVDKDLIVNELKAMGFAKSGMQMQSIYGGRANQLKVEIREILGMVE